Part of the Candidatus Chlorohelix allophototropha genome, ATATGGCAATCTCAGCACTCTTGAGCTATATTCGCTGCTGCGTCGTCGTTACAGCCTCGCGCCAGCCCATGCCGATCGTTGTTTGGCAGCGCTCTCGAAACTTGGTTTAATCTATCGGCAGAGTTCATTCGACCGCATCCAGTCACCTTACGATTTAAATGCGCGTGGCTACGCTCTAACTATGACCGAAGTAGAGATAAGATCAGCCGTTGCAGAAGCCCAATCTGCTTCTGACTACCGCTACTTCGCAGTCTGAACTACCTCGAATCGCCCCATTTTCTGTAGTTTGTAATACTCATATATTAGCTCATATATGTTAACCTACTAACCAGATTAACCCCATTGAATAAAAAACCGCAAAATTATCCTGTTTGGCTGACTCAGGGGTACCAGCCACTAGATTAACTTTGCCCTGCAAAGGGATCGACTTTAAGCGAGTAGTAGCAAGCTGCTACCCGCTATAAATATACATAGAAAGGCTAACTCTAGATGTTGCAAAGAGTAATAGCAGTTTACGGTAAGGGCGGCTCCGGCAAAAGCTTTCTCTCCTCATGTATAAGTGTGCGCTTGGTACAACGCGACACCCGCGTGCTGCAAATCGGTTGCGACCCCAAACACGACTCAACTGCCACCCTCTTCAAAGGTGTACTTCTTCCCACCATTCTCGAAGTTTGGCGCGAGTTCCATGAAAACGGTGATGACGAAAGCCTGAGCGCGGGCAACGTTATTTTCGAGCGCAACGGCGTTTATGCCGCTGAACTGGGTGGTCCTGAAACCGGACGCGGTTGCGGAGGCAAAGGCATCGTGCTAGGCTTTGACACTTTGGCAAAGCTAGGGCTTTTTGAATGGGATTTCGATGTAGTGCTGTTGGATTTCTTGGGTGACGTGGTATGTGGTGGCTTTGGAATGAGCTTTGCGCGGAGTATCGCCCGTGAAATTATCATCGTGGCAGGCAACGACCAGCAATCGCTCTATGTGGCAAATAATGTCAGTCGCGCGGTAGCGCATTACGCTGAAGAAGGTAGCGAGAGCCGTGTGCTAGGCATTATTATCAACAAGGATGATGGTACAGGAGTAGCGCAAGAATTTGCAGATCGCATTGGAGTGCCTGTATTGGCGAATATGCCGTTTATCCCGGAAGCGGTAATGGCAAAAGATGCATTTGAAGTTATGGAAATTCCCGCTATGCGTGACGCAGTTGACCAACTTATAGAAAGTATCAATAGGCATGAAGCGGTAATCCCAAAGCCGCTAGATTTTGAAGAGTTTTACAAGATGTTTCGCCAGAAAGCGCGCGGCAAGTTGCGCAGCGCAAACCTAGATGAACTGGTAAGCCGCGAAACCGCAGGGAAGGAGCTTCTGTATGTCCGATAAGCCGCTGGATGATTTAAAAGCGGGGCGCAGCATCAATCTCGCTGCAAAGGGTGAAAATGTTGGAAATGGCAAAGGCGATTGCAGTATGCACAGCGCTACCATGTGTCCGGCTTTCGGCTCGTTGCGCGTTACAATGCGTATCGAAGGGCTTGTGCCGGTACTGGTAGGGGCGGTGGGTTGCCTCTATGGGCTGGATTTTGTCTCCCACTTTTATGCTGCCAACAAGCCAATCGTGTCTCCTTCGCTTACACCGCGTGAGTTGGTACAAAGCGACCTAACCGATAAAGTGATTGATATTGTAAAAGACGTTGTATCCCATGAAAACCCGCGCATGATTGCGGTAATGTCCTTGTGTACTCCTGAAACTTCCGGCTTACATCTTGAGCTTATCCCGCGCCGTATCGGGCAAACCGAAATTATACCGATGCGCGTTCCGGCTTATAGCGTGCCAACTCATGCCGAAGCTAAGGACGTGGCAATCAGCCAGATTCTCAAGCGTATTGGCGAGAACAATGAGGCAGCGGGTGTGGCTTCCGCGCAAGATGGGCTAGTTTCTATCGGGGAAGTGTTTCCCACCGATCCGGTGCAATTGCAGATTGCAATAAGCCGCCTCGGTATAAAAATGCAAGCTGCCTTGCCCAGCAAGGAAATTTCCACTTACTATGATGCGCCAAAAGCTAAAGTCGGGGCGTTGTTACATCCTTTCTACGACCGCACCGCTCGCGAACTGCGCGATCAGGGCTTGAAGATTTTGCACAGCGCACCCGTAGGGGCAGAAGGCACTTTTAGCTGGTTCATGAATCTGGGTCGTCTTTTGGAGCTTCCCGCCCATGAAGTGCGCGATATTGCCAATGACGAAGCTAATAAAGTGGCAGACGAGCTTGAGAAAAGTCGGTTGGACGGCACGCGCATTATGATTGCCGGTTATGAGGGAGGCGAATTGCTCTTTGCCCGTCTGATGATTGAAGCGGGTGCAACCGTCACCTTTGTTTCAACTAGTGTGAAAGCCGGAGCAGGAACCAAAGAGGATGCCGAGTGGTTAGCTGATCGCGGCGTGAAAGTGATTTTCCGCAAGCGACATGAGGACGATATTGAAGAATTGCTCAATAACCCACCTGACCTGTGTATAGGTTCTAGCAACCTTGAAGCGCATGCCAAACGGCGCGGTATTCCTTCGGTCTATT contains:
- a CDS encoding ArsA-related P-loop ATPase → MLQRVIAVYGKGGSGKSFLSSCISVRLVQRDTRVLQIGCDPKHDSTATLFKGVLLPTILEVWREFHENGDDESLSAGNVIFERNGVYAAELGGPETGRGCGGKGIVLGFDTLAKLGLFEWDFDVVLLDFLGDVVCGGFGMSFARSIAREIIIVAGNDQQSLYVANNVSRAVAHYAEEGSESRVLGIIINKDDGTGVAQEFADRIGVPVLANMPFIPEAVMAKDAFEVMEIPAMRDAVDQLIESINRHEAVIPKPLDFEEFYKMFRQKARGKLRSANLDELVSRETAGKELLYVR
- a CDS encoding nitrogenase component 1 — protein: MSDKPLDDLKAGRSINLAAKGENVGNGKGDCSMHSATMCPAFGSLRVTMRIEGLVPVLVGAVGCLYGLDFVSHFYAANKPIVSPSLTPRELVQSDLTDKVIDIVKDVVSHENPRMIAVMSLCTPETSGLHLELIPRRIGQTEIIPMRVPAYSVPTHAEAKDVAISQILKRIGENNEAAGVASAQDGLVSIGEVFPTDPVQLQIAISRLGIKMQAALPSKEISTYYDAPKAKVGALLHPFYDRTARELRDQGLKILHSAPVGAEGTFSWFMNLGRLLELPAHEVRDIANDEANKVADELEKSRLDGTRIMIAGYEGGELLFARLMIEAGATVTFVSTSVKAGAGTKEDAEWLADRGVKVIFRKRHEDDIEELLNNPPDLCIGSSNLEAHAKRRGIPSVYFTNIVSARPLLLSSGVRPLVEQMKLILSQTNRYTAMRDFFADAAIEVGVREPISLKQ